ctttgttgactagcagagtcctgtcaattgaggcaaaaggtaggttgtatgaggcctgtgtaagaagtgttatgttgtacggtagtgagacatgggcagtgaagcaggaagatcttgaccgtttagaaaggaacgATATAAGAATAGTTAGGTGGATGtataacgccagtctgagagacagaaagagttcagatgagctaagaagcaggctaagtctccgtagaattaaagatgttatccagataagaagattgaattggctggggcacttggaaggaatggaggaggataattgggtaagaaagtgtacagacttgatagttcctggggcaaagcccagaggcagaccgagaaagacttggcaggaggttataaggacagacttgatacagaggaagttgagtttagatctaacacagtctagatcagattggaagagggtcattaatataccccgtccaacccatgctagcatggaaaacggacgttaagccgagaatgatgatgatgatgatgatgatgatgatgatgatgatgatgatgatgatgatgatgatgatgatgatgatgatgatgatgatgatgatgatgatgatgatgatgatgatgatgatgatgatgatgatgatgatgatgatgatgatgatgatgatgatgatgatgatgatgatgatgatgatgatgatgatgatgatgatgatgatgatgatgatgatgatgatgatgatgatgatgatgatgatgatgatgatgatgatgatgatgatgatgatgatgatgatgatgatgatgatgatgatgatgatgatgatgatgatgatgatgatgatgatgatgatgatgatgatgatgatgatgatgatgatgatgatgatgatgatgatgatgatgatgatgatgatgatgatgatgatgatgatgatgatgatgatgatgatgatgatgatgatgatgatgatgatgatgatgatgatgatgatgatgatgatgatgatgatgatgatgatgatgatgatgatgatgatgatgatgatgatgatgatgatgatgatgatgatgatgatgatgatgatgatgatgatgatgatgatgatgatgatgatgatgatgatgatgatgatgatgatgatgatgatgatgatgatgatgatgatgatgatgatgatgatgatgatgatgatgatgatgatgatgatgatgatgatgatgatgatgatgatgatgatgatgatgatgatgatgatgatgatgatgatgatgatgatgatgatgatgatgatgatgatgatgatgatgatgatgatgatgatgatgatgatgatgatgatgatgatgatgatgatgatgatgatgatgatgatgatgatgatgatgatgatgatgatgatgatgatgatgatgatgatgatgatgatgatgatgatgatgcaaATTCGCAAATATTAATTGCTAACTTTTCTTCCACAGTTATGGAGATGGGAATCTATATTTTCGAATAATTTGACGAATAAATCATGCTTAAAAAGTCTTGCGTccgaattaaatattttttggccCGTAAGCCAAAATCcactttttaagattttaaatgttggatgaaatgaaaaaaaaacgctTTTTAACCATTTTCCTTTCCGCGTTTGCAAGGTGTTTGTAATAAAGAATGCTTTCTGTATACAATTAAGCAGTAAACTCACCAATCTGTTGTGAACATAATGATCACACATACTAAAGTAAATAAGTTGTACCACAGTTCTTAACACCACTGCTATAAATAGAATATAAATAAGTAAACTCACCAATCTGTTGTCAAAGATCTGATACAAATCATTATGTTTAAAGTTTGTTGTGTAGGTTGATGTTTCTTTCAAATGACCAAAGTAATCCAAGTTTGTTACGTACATAAAAATACCCTGAAGCAAAAGTCATGAACATGTAGACATCATTAGATCGTATAGCACTTATATAATGAGTGAAGTTGGAATATACAAGCTATAATCCAAGCTTTTCAACCTTACCTTGCTTCTGGCATTTGAACAAAACGACATATCTTGGTCCTGATACTTAGAGGTAAATGGATTTGCAATCATTTGATCAATAATTGATGATTTGATCAAATAAACATTTGACACAAATGGCACATTCCAAACTCCTCTTCGAACGTTTTTTACAATATCGATATAATCAGATGAACGTGCATAAAATCCATCAGAGCCAACTGCACCCCAGAAATTGGACCATAATTTGCCTGGTTTTGACAGTTTTGGAACTAAAAAGGTCCTGAAATAAAAACGAATCTTTTGTAGTGAGAGCTTTTGAGTTTTTTAAAGCTACGTTGGAactggaaatttatttttttacgttaATTTCTCGTTTATCAGAACCATATTCAATATGCATTTATGTCGTAAACGATTAAGTTACCTTATGTTGATAATATGTgagtaatctttttttttcgtgtGGCTGCAAAAGTTGATTCTTAATGTTTGTTTACAGCATGctgtcatttttaaatttctaacgaTTGCCTCAAACCACGTGACTATGTCTATTTTTAGGGATTCTATTACTGACATTAGCATACTGAGACCTTCATCACTATATATCATCGTTAACATAAAGAAAAGGTCAATAATGTTACCTGTTTTGCTGAAGAAGAATTTGAAGGGTATTCCTGTTCGTAAGCGACACATCAGCATCAACAGAGAAGTAATAATCACATTTGACTTTTTTACAATGTCCAATGCCAGTATTTCTACCTTCTTTTTCACCCAGGAAACTATGAGGTCCTTTGAAAGTGAACGATCTGTATTTATCTTCATGAATTTTCATCCATTCTTTAATATCACTGTTATGATGGGGATCCTTTTGAAGTAAAgaaattaacattatttttcaaacagacattttttattttgttttttatttgtgatAAAATTGAGGTTATTGAAACATATATAGATTGTCATAGCAAAGAAAACAGAATCTTAAAACTAATGACAAGGTGTCAACGAAATTCCAAAAGTAGGGTCCTCTGACTCGCgcatttttaaatgtatttagcaaaaagggttttaataaaaactACTTACAATACTGTGaagaaaaatatcaattttgtttttaggaTATTCCAGGTTTGAAATTTGTTCCAAATAGGAGGAAACAAATGGTGTTGGAGCTGGTATATAAAGTCCAATCAGTATGTTAGGCCATTGTTGTTCCTTAAAGAAAAATACATGTCATAATTAAAGAGGATATGAAGGATAGCTTTGCGCtcttagtaaaaaaaattctcaccTTGATATCATTCAATACGTATGTATTTTCTTTGCAACTTGTACAGCCTTCTTCGAAACTCCATGAATTAGAGATGTAGTTAGCCAAATAGTTTAAATAATCTTTGCTTGGTCCATTACCATGAATGACAATAGGTAATGTGTTATACTTCGTGTTCAATACTTTGGTAGTTGCACCATCAAATCTTAGTTCCACATGTTCTAAAACGAAAAATATAATGTATTTCGCTCCAATCTACCATAAGATGACATAATCATGTCATCAATTTAAAGAAGTTGTTGTTTTATACGAGAAGCTTTTTGCATTTGAATTCCTTCACAGTAGACACGTTATACGGCTTTTTTTTAATGGTTAGTTGGTGCAGGCTTAGTATCCCACCCGTACGGACGTTGGGTAAATACTATGAGACCCAGAAGAGCTGATTTTTAACAAACATGTGATCATTTTTGCAGAGAGTAATGTAGATGGAAAGGAAAGAAATACCTTCATTTCCGTTAAGATTTTGGAAAAGACTTGCTGTATGGTCTAATTTGATGTTGCATTTTTCCTAAATGAGAAAGAATGACACAGaacatttcataaaaatgtaaaaattattatgtattaaaaaaggttagaaaaaacctaaaaagaaaTCTTTGAGCAAAAcaaaagtataattttttttaaaaaagttagtaATGCATGTTTTGGTagcttttttaacacaaaatccTTTAAATGGTTTTGCACTTTGTACTGAGTAGTTAAAAAAAGTCTGCTAGTTTTGCAAGATTAGTGAAACTTATGAATTAataaaagttacaaagaaaaaaacctaCTCGTTGTTCCAAGTATATATGTGTGTAATACAGTTGATCATCATCGGTATGATCAACTTGCTTTAAAGTCAATAATTCGTAAATTGTTGGTGCATAACCAATTATCCCTAAATATATTACCAAGCTGTGAACTATATTAGCCTGTGAATATACAATCTTCCtcaaaaatagatttttattattttgataaaatttttctaaaacGGGAAATTGTCACGATTTCCTTGATTATTTCATTATCGTTTTTGTGTTCatgtttgttattttcaggaagGAAAGAAAGACATTATCAAGCAGACCATTATTTGCAAATCGGAGTCTTCCGTGCCCTTCTCAGAACTTCATTAGGGGATACCGCCCTGTCTGTCGCATACTTGATCATTCTTTTTCATGATTATTCAACctcaacttcgtccccagggctcttctacGCCTATGCTGTTCTACTTGGACGTCTCCGTAATAGAGCTGCCCAGTCCGAACATCATAGGCGAAAGGCCCTGGGGACTGGATAGATCCAATCTAATGACAAAGCTTCTTCTACGCCTAAGGTTTAAAACTTTACAAGAATGAGGTTGGATGGacataaaagaaataataactACTTTACCTCCAGAGCAAAGGAATCTGTAACCAGTGGCAACTGGAGGATATTTGGCCTAAAAAAATTCCGGATGACAATTGATTTAAAACTTCAGCTTTCAAATAACGTAAACACCAGGCATAAAAAGTTCATAAATTTATTACAGGAGGGCAATGAGGTATTATACAGGGAAGCTTACATAAGACACAATAGCCATTCATTCAGAAATCAACATATAtgaaactaaaaaacaaactgCTTATCAACGGGGGGAAGGGGGATGGGCCTTTACTCGGGTGGACCTATATTAGGACGCTTGTGGTATCATAAGATTATTCTTTAACTCACTGCTAATGATTTGTCAGGCCAGCAAAAATCTTCAGATGAAATCAAAACATCAGCATTAGCAGATTTATATTtctcaaatatttctttttcaccaccagTAAAAACAACATCGTAACTAAATTTTACAACATAGAAAATGCAGATAAACTAAAAAACTCCTTTAAagaattataaattataattctTTATAGTCACCTGTCAGTAAACATCAGGAGAAGATCTTTATCATCTTTATATTTCTTAATACAATTTCTCAATATGTTAATTTTATGACCACCTCCAGGTCCATTGGCCATATCTCCACCCAACCATTCTTGATGTAGTCCAAATACCTACATGAAAAAAACGTAAATAATGCATGAGAAGGGTGGTGAAGAACATATTCGGGAAATGTTTTGAATATCACTGAGTTCGAAGTTGTTGCACACATACCTCCACATCAAGTCCATATATTTTTGCTGATCTTAAAAACCTGTGGTAACCATCGGTTTCATCGGTAGCCACTGTTATCACTTTCAGTCGAACATCTAAAAAATGCATCGTTGAGATTGTTACTAATTCTTTTTAGACTCAAACATCTTCTATACTGTTATTATAGCAGAGGTACAATTTAATGCTGAAAACCCAGGGCTAGGGACGCATTACACATGCTATTAACCAACCTCTTCTCCATAGGTTGCGCGGTGCAGCCTCGTTCCAATATGGGGGAACCTCGTTCCAAGCGCATATTGAAACTTTTTTACGTTTGGACGGCGTTTCAAATATATTCAAATTTTTCGTTTCGCTGCCcatccctgggaacgaggttgtcagACGGAGTTGGCTAGCTATTAAAATTTCTAGCATGGtaaagttaaaacaaaaaacgcTATTATCTCCACTCCACTATTATCTCCACTGTTATCTAAAAGActgagaacgaggttgcattaaaacaattattattgtaatgtAACAACATAGTTACCAGACTTTCCGTGACTATGTTGATAGTTAGCcttatcaaatttttaataaacttaCCATTATGAGAAGAagcagtttttaaaagcatgagaCATAAAAGCGCAACAAACAAAGCCATCTTATCGCTGagaaaatttgttaaaagatataaaattttCTCCCGCACCCAATGTTTATATACTGACCGGAAATACTAACTTTGTCACACTTTGAATAAATTATTGTCATACAATTGGCGCAATGTTATTGGTTGTGTTGTTGTCATTATCCTTCGGAAACACGTGTAATATTGACAATTGTCATTTATTTAATGCAAAGAAACAGAGTTTCGTGATATTCTGCACGTAAATAAGTACGTCCGAAATTAACTTTATCATGCGTGAAATTGACCAAGTATAAATTCCATAAAGATTTGTGCTTAACGTGATTAACGTCACCTTGTCAAAGTGTCATTTTTGCCTTAAAATTGTTGACTTttctttctttgcttttttataagaacactcaACTTGAAGGAAGCTTTCAAATGTTCTTCACTTTTCCAATATGAAGACTCAAAATGCACTTAAATTGAAAACCTCGTACCGAGGGCTTCCTAGAGTTGTTCACCTGCGCAGGTCTTATGTAAAAGATCTAAAAAGCCCGGTTGAAAAGGACGACAGcaaacaagaaatttttttacaaataaagctCTAGCTAGACCCTTAACcttttctttgtaatattaaCCATGAAGGTAGATGTATAAACACACTTTTCTAATCAATAAGcttaacatatttatatatctTTGAGTGGTTATTCCGCTGGCTTTTACTGTGTCCAGCCCGACGTTCCTTGAGCGTCCCACTAGCCAACTTTGTGTCTTTATCTTTTTCTTTCCGAGCGTGTTTGCCTATTCCTTATTCTGCCTATTGGCCTTTCTCCAAATCTTATTATTTGGTACTATAttgtagaaatttttatatgtGTACAATTTTCCAATACATGTTATTTTAacgttggcaaaaaaaaaaaaaaaacattttaattatggaacctgaaatttttttaaattaatgttaaataaaataatgttagTTAAATATTGCAACTTAAATTGCCTGCATATATAACTCCCTTCAACACAACACAATCATATACCTCCCTTCAACACAACACAATCATATAACTCCCTTCAACACATCACAATCATATACCTCCCTTCAACACCACACAATCATATACCTCCCTTCAACACAACACAATCATATACCTCCCTTCTACACATCACAATCGTATACCTCCCTTCAACACAACACAATCGTATACCTCCCTTCAACACAACACAATCGTATAACTCCCTTCTACACAACAGAATCATATACCTCCCTTCAACACAACAGAATCATATACCTCCCTTCAACACCACACAATCATATACCTCCCTTCAACACAACACAATCGTATAACTCCCTTCTACACAACAGAATCATATACCTCCCTTCAACACAACAGAATCATATACCTCCCTTCAACACCACACAATCATATACCTCCCTTCAACACCACACAATCATATACCTCCCTTCAACACTAAACAATCATATACCTCCCTTCAACACAACACAATCATATACCTCCCTTCAACACAACACAATCATATAACTCCCTTCAACACTAAACAATCATATACCTCCCTTCAACACAACACAATCATATACCTCCCTTCAACACAACACAATCATATAACTCCCTTCTACACGACACAATCATAGACCTCCCTTCTACACAACACAATCATATACCTCCCTTTTAGGCAACACAATGGTGATATACGGTGTTACTATGTTGTACAAGACCTGGAACATGGGTGCAAcagacaaaaaacaacaacaaaacttcttaaaaacataaatatttattcaaaaataaaagtataactAAATACTACGTTTTTTTTGTAcacttaaaaattattaaaaagttggcgttaaaaaaaaaatcgaagtaaaaatataaatctagaaataaacaatataaaaataataattatacgTCTCTAAAAATTATTAACAGACGTATATAtgatataaaataaacaaaaaacaatatcaTTATCACGTCATAAAGATCTCACGAAAATTATAAATGAAACTTTaatgcaaaatttaaatattgaaataatCGCCGAGCTTCAAAAATCTGGATAAAAAATCTCAATTCTCTGTAATTCTGTTCAAGGATCGATGAAGGAAACCATGATGTATCTTGTCCCCTTCGTTGTTTCAAGCCCTTCGTGTTGATGTGTTAATCGACCTGGATGCATTAACGCCCAGCCATTTTCAGTGTCTGGTACACTGCAATTGTACCGCAAGAATCTTGCGCCTCCGCCCTACAAACAAGGATTATATTTAACTTATCTTCCAGCTATGAATGGTAATAAAAAACTAGGGACCTGCAAAAAGCGTTGAAAACTATAACAGATGTTATCAAAGGACAAATGCAATTGAAACAAGATTCgggaaaaaaaattgcaattaaaagtgcattaAATTTCACACAGAGGaagtaaaaattctaaaaaacgtTAGCCCGCTTTTTACACGCAACTTGCTTTTTGGGCTGGTACTTGAGTTGAAGAAAGTAGAAACGCAAATAATGATTAAAAAATCCTGCTAAAAAACTACCCATGTTTACTAACGTTTGATTTgatgtttataaaaatttaccattttaattttttttatttatttcgaaaTGTTTACGCAGGATAGCTACTTCAttgttgaaaatattgttgTCAATGCGGGTCCTCTGTTTTGGATTTATACATTGCGTATACATCCAGCCGTAGTTGTGGTGACaaacttgctaaacatgcccgcgatGTTAactgaaccacggaccttgtgcttactttaaggaaattaattttcgcgaatttggcgagtttttgtcaattttgcaaaaattagcTTGCGCGGAAATTATTGGGAATTTCACTATtcacaaaatttgtaaaaattaactcctgcaaaatttgtttgttttcccTTCTTTGAAAAACGATTCATACTAATTTCAGCATTCTTTTTTATTCCTACAAAAAAGATTCGCGAAATTTAACTGTCGCAAAATATTTGGATTTGTTCGAAAATTTTTTCTcgcaaaaattattcttttaaagtACGAAGTGACTCCCTGAAAGTGCGGTAGCATATACCATAATTGCTTAAATATATCGAAAGCTtcgaaaaaatttaataattttatttttaggttttcTTCTGAACAAGCGTACTTACAAAAAACAATTACAAATTTTTGTTACCTCATAGTCAATTCCCTTGTCATTGAGCGCCATATTTATAGTGAAGGTTGATGCATCATGATGAGGACGAAGATAAAACTGACCAGTAGGTGTGTATTTCACAACGAAATTCATAATTGCTTCattctaaaaaacaaagaattacATAGTTtatcaaacatgaaaaaaaacaaatctttgATACACAACTGATAAAGATTCGAAATAAAATTAACGGGAAGTAACTGGCGCATCGTTTTCTTTCattaatttatttgtttaattattgcgAGATTTAACAGCAACAAATCAAAAGCCAAACATATATGCTGATTCACATTGGATAGCATAAACCAGATAGATGTTCCCTATATTAATTTTGAGCCTTGCTCAATCAACCTAGCATATAATTGAAAAATGTCTGTTGTGTCGCTGCAAAGAGTGTCAATatttacaacttagtaataacaaTAGTGAAGAGAATTAGAAATTTTTCGAATCTACAAAATGGTATTATACACAACAACGAATTGTGGTTGATTACCTCACTTATAATATTCACACAGCCGTGTACCGAAGAAAAAACTTACGTGCGAGTGATAACCGCTAAAATAACGTGTTACCATCTTGGATACGTAATCTTTAAGCATGGTGAGCCATTGTTTTTCAAAACCAATCTGCATAAAAAAGCAAAGTGTAAATTTTCGAAGATAATTTTCAAACAAATTCCAATAATCACATGCAACCATTCTAAAAAATTGTTACCTGATTCATGTGGATATCAACAGTTGGAACATTTTCATAACCACCTGAGATTCTGTTATCCTAAAGCAAAAACGCAGGCAATTAGTATAAAGGGTACAGCACGTGTGagattatttatatttaatcgGTTAGATGTAATTCATACAGCTCTAATAATCACGTTTCAGAAAGCGATAGCATTGTATGTAAAGGGATGTTCAGGGAAATGAAAATATGAACAATACCTTATTTTTGCCACCTGACCATTGCCCATAAAATTCACATTCCTAAAAAAAGTAAGAACATTATGTTTATAAACATGTAAATaaataccaacatgtataattTGTTCAGAgcgtcttcaattttttttagaactgTCAACAATATTTGACTTGTTTACCAGATTTTTTGCTAGCTCTTATCACATTATAAATTTAGGAACACAGACGCCTAAGATCAAGTTGAATACAAAAAGTTCTAAAAATTGCATATCCAAACATACGAACGTATAATGAATTAATACTGGATGTATCATTGTACAACTGCAACAtagtttcaagatttttttaggCAACAATAGAAATTCAAGCTTTTCAAGGGCACCTAGTTTTTAAGGGTTTAAAGGATTGCAATCTATGGCAAACACCACACTGTTACTTGACCGCGACAGAGATATAAACAGACATCAACCAGTCACTTACTTCGACAAGATGTTTTGTAAAGTTTCTTGAGGTGAAAGGAAACCAATAAACATCTGGACAAGGCtggataaaaacaaaaagaaataaaacagtTATGATAACAACTATGATTTTCGaatatgtttttacatgtaTAGACTTCAGTACCTGATATTCTTTCGAGTTTAAATCAAGAAATTCATGAAATCTTGGATGAAGATAACGCTCTTCCCAATCCTACAACAAAGTTTAAGAATTAGTTCACAACATAATGATCACACATACTAAAGTAAATAAGTTATACCACAATTCTTAACACCACTGCTATAAGTAGAATATAAATAAGTAAACTTACCAATCTGTTGTCAAAGATCTGATACAAATCATTGTGTTTGAAGTTTGTTGTGTAGGTTGATGTTTCTTTCAAATGACCAAAGTAATCCAAGTTTGTTACGTACATAAAAATACCCTAAAACATGGATTAAACAATTCCAAAGCACAATAAGCATTATTATTGCTTACAGAaccgtttaaaaaaattatatgaatATCAGCAGTATTCAAATAGAAGGGACGCTTAGCAAATGACGACTAAAGTATAAATTAAGTTATATATTTACCCTCTTCCTTGCATTAGCACTGAAAGTCATGTCCTGGTCAACATTGACAGAGAAAAACGGATTAACAACCATTTGATCAATAGTTGATGATTTAATCAAATAAATATTGGACACAAATGGCACATTCCAAACTCCTCTTCGAACGTATTTTACAATATCGATATAATCAGGTGAACGTGCATAGAATCCATCAGAACCAACTGCACCCCAGAAATTGGACCACAATTTGCCTGGTTTTGACAGTTTGGGAACTAAAAAGGTcctgaaacaaaattttcttaGTTCAGTTATGATTAAAATCAGTTATGAAGTTGTAAATTCAATGGGCGATTTACATAggactgtattttatttttatggaaTCCTGTATCACCAATATTATTTCACACAATGTTGCAAACGTTTTCAGTATTAAGAATTTAACaacaaaacagaaataaaaaatcataTTAACTAACGTTACAGCAACAATGAGAATGATCAGAACTGAACCATTACCTATTTTGCTGAAGGAGAATTTGGAGCGTATTTCTGTTTGTAAGCGACACATCAGCGTCCACAGAGAAGTAATAGTCACATTTGACTTTTTTACAATGTCCAATGCCAGTATTTCGACCTTCTTTTTCACTAAGGAAACTATGAGGTCCTTTAAAAGTGAACGATCTGTATTTATCTTCATAAATTTTCATCCATTCTTCAATATCATGGTTATGATGGGGATCCTAAGAATGTAAAAATCATGATCTAGTGTCATTTACAAACTTGaaatctttatttaaaagtttgtttattgtAAGAGCCATGTTTAGGATTTTGCCAGTGATATTGTTGTGTTTTGGTTGCATAGTATTGATTTTCCCTTTTCAA
This is a stretch of genomic DNA from Hydractinia symbiolongicarpus strain clone_291-10 chromosome 9, HSymV2.1, whole genome shotgun sequence. It encodes these proteins:
- the LOC130656165 gene encoding procollagen-lysine,2-oxoglutarate 5-dioxygenase 1-like codes for the protein MNGHVYFIHIIFTLLALTNSSEDVRLKVITVATDETDGYHRFLRSAKIYGLDVEVFGLHQEWLGGDMANGPGGGHKINILRNGIKKYKNEKDLLLMFTDSYDVVFTGGEKEIFEKYKSANAEVLISSEDFCWPDKSLAAKYPPVSTGYKFLCSGGIIGYASTIYELLTLKQVDHTDDDQLYYTHIYLEQRENYNIKLDHTANIFQNLNGNKDHVELRFDGANAKVLNTKFNTLPIAIHGNGPSKDYLNHLANYISNSWSFEKGCTSCKENTYLLNDIKVQQWPNILIGLYIPAPTPFVSSYLEQISNLEYPKDKIDIFLHSIDPHHNHDIEEWMKIYEDKYRSFTFKGPHSFLSEKEGRNTGIGHCKKVKCDYYFSVDADVSLTNRNTLQILLQQNRTFLVPKLSKPGKLWSNFWGAVGSDGFYARSPDYIDIVKYVRRGVWNVPFVSNIYLIKSSTIDQMVVNPFFSVNVDQDMTFSANARKRGIFMYVTNLDYFGHLKETSTYTTNFKHNDLYQIFDNRLDWEERYLHPRFHEFLDLNSKEYQPCPDVYWFPFTSRNFTKHLVEECEFYGQWSGGKNKDNRISGGYENVPTVDIHMNQIGFEKQWLTMLKDYVSKMVTRYFSGYHSHNEAIMNFVVKYTPTGQFYLRPHHDASTFTINMALNDKGIDYEGGGARFLRYNCSVPDTENGWALMHPGRLTHQHEGLETTKGTRYIMVSFIDP
- the LOC130656162 gene encoding procollagen-lysine,2-oxoglutarate 5-dioxygenase 1-like, with product MALFVALLCLMLLKTASSHNDVRLKVITVATDETDGYHRFLRSAKIYGLDVEVFGLHQEWLGGDMANGPGGGHKINILRNCIKKYKDDKDLLLMFTDSYDVVFTGGEKEIFEKYKSANADVLISSEDFCWPDKSLAAKYPPVATGYRFLCSGGIIGYAPTIYELLTLKQVDHTDDDQLYYTHIYLEQREKCNIKLDHTASLFQNLNGNEEHVELRFDGATTKVLNTKYNTLPIVIHGNGPSKDYLNYLANYISNSWSFEEGCTSCKENTYVLNDIKEQQWPNILIGLYIPAPTPFVSSYLEQISNLEYPKNKIDIFLHSIDPHHNSDIKEWMKIHEDKYRSFTFKGPHSFLGEKEGRNTGIGHCKKVKCDYYFSVDADVSLTNRNTLQILLQQNRTFLVPKLSKPGKLWSNFWGAVGSDGFYARSSDYIDIVKNVRRGVWNVPFVSNVYLIKSSIIDQMIANPFTSKYQDQDMSFCSNARSKGIFMYVTNLDYFGHLKETSTYTTNFKHNDLYQIFDNRLDWEEKYLHPEFHNFLDPNSEPIQPCPDVYWFPFTTRNFTKNLIEECEHYGKWSGGKNKDDRISGGYENVPTVDIHMNQIGFEKQWLTMLKDYVSKMVTRYFDGYYPDSKAIMNFVVKYTPTGQFYLRPHHDASTVTINMALNDKGVDFEGGGVRFTRYNCSVLNTRNGWGLINPGRLTHQHEGLETTKGTRYIMVSFIDP